A single region of the Malus sylvestris chromosome 8, drMalSylv7.2, whole genome shotgun sequence genome encodes:
- the LOC126633335 gene encoding probable folate-biopterin transporter 6 isoform X5 yields the protein MDDYSSQETQKTTTSNRNVDDQDDHHHPNPTNPFVQILQQPIQWLQMLSSELNPTFVLGVVLVYGLSQGFSGSYFKVVTDYYWKDVQKLQPSVVQLYIGLYYIPWLMKPVWGLLTDVFPVRGYRRRPYFVLAGVIGTVSALTVAFSGNLAAVVALTWLIGVTAGVAIADVTIDACIARNSIEIRSLASDLQSLCGFCSSAGALVGYSTSGFFVHHLGPQGALGLLAIPPIFLTVLGFVIYEQRSTNLHSQRKRAVEEVGVAMSGIYKTIKLPQVWKPSLYMYLSLALSINTQEGVCWDDLCSWCSGFDSRSSDLPQDSEKLPFSEPGLLCSTSLRHVRTSRPNFHPKVEPSSRHSRLLLCDHGRMRVSNRYQDPMDAHDRTEHEALPSRHRGHVLRAVDVYRQPWLAVVEMGWRSSASCLECHKD from the exons ATGGATGATTACTCCTCTCAAGAAACCCAGAAAACAACCACCTCAAACCGAAACGTCGATGATCAAGACGACCACCACCATCCAAATCCCACCAACCCATTTGTCCAAATCCTCCAACAACCAATCCAATGGCTCCAAATGCTCTCCTCAGAGCTAAACCCTACCTTTGTCCTGGGTGTGGTTCTTGTTTACGGACTCAGCCAGGGCTTCTCAGGCTCTTATTTCAAAGTGGTCACGGACTACTACTGGAAAGACGTCCAGAAACTCCAGCCCTCTGTTGTCCAGCTTTACATTGGACTGTACTATATTCCGTGGCTCATGAAGCCGGTTTGGGGCTTGTTGACCGACGTTTTTCCAGTCCGGGGATACAGAAGGCGGCCTTATTTTGTTCTGGCCGGAGTTATAGGGACAGTTTCAGCTCTCACGGTTGCATTCAGTGGGAACTTGGCTGCTGTGGTGGCATTGACTTGGTTGATCGGTGTCACGGCAGGTGTGGCGATTGCGGATGTCACGATCGACGCGTGTATAGCCCGGAATAGTATTGAGATACGGTCGTTGGCTTCGGATTTGCAGAGCCTTTGTGGTTTCTGCTCTTCTGCTGGTGCTCTGGTTGGGTACTCTACTAGTGGGTTTTTTGTTCATCATCTTGGTCCTCAG GGTGCATTGGGTCTTTTGGCAATCCCACCAATCTTTCTAACTGTTCTGGGCTTTGTTATATATGAACAAAGATCAACCAACCTTCACTCTCAGAGGAAGAGG GCAGTGGAAGAAGTGGGAGTGGCAATGAGCGGAATATACAAAACAATCAAACTACCTCAGGTGTGGAAACCTTCCCTTTACATGTACCTCTCCTTGGCCCTCAGTATTAACACTCAGGAAG GAGTTTGTTGGGATGATTTATGCAGTTGGTGCAGTGGCTTCGATAGTAGGAGTTCTGATCTACCACAAGACTCTGAAAAACTACCCTTTTCGGAACCTGGTCTTCTTTGCTCAACTTCTCTACGCCATGTCCGGACTTCTCGACCTAACTTTCATCCTAAGGTGGAACCTAGCTCTAGGCATTCCCGACTACTTCTTTGTGATCATGGAAGAATGCGTGTTTCGAATCGTTACCAAGATCCGATGGATGCCCATGATCGTACTGAGCACGAGGCTCTGCCCTCTAGGCATCGAGGGCACGTTCTTCGCGCTGTTGATGTGTATCGACAGCCTTGGCTCGCTGTCGTCGAAATGGGGTGGAGGAGCAGTGCTTCATGCCTTGAATGTCACAAGGACTAA
- the LOC126633335 gene encoding probable folate-biopterin transporter 6 isoform X4 produces the protein MDDYSSQETQKTTTSNRNVDDQDDHHHPNPTNPFVQILQQPIQWLQMLSSELNPTFVLGVVLVYGLSQGFSGSYFKVVTDYYWKDVQKLQPSVVQLYIGLYYIPWLMKPVWGLLTDVFPVRGYRRRPYFVLAGVIGTVSALTVAFSGNLAAVVALTWLIGVTAGVAIADVTIDACIARNSIEIRSLASDLQSLCGFCSSAGALVGYSTSGFFVHHLGPQAVEEVGVAMSGIYKTIKLPQEFVGMIYAVGAVASIVGVLIYHKTLKNYPFRNLVFFAQLLYAMSGLLDLTFILRWNLALGIPDYFFVIMEECVFRIVTKIRWMPMIVLSTRLCPLGIEGTFFALLMCIDSLGSLSSKWGGGAVLHALNVTRTNFTNMWLALLIRNVLRFLTLGLIFLVPKADQLDLLIPSDLLTKNSFEFSDVDDQSLELVPSKGKIEV, from the exons ATGGATGATTACTCCTCTCAAGAAACCCAGAAAACAACCACCTCAAACCGAAACGTCGATGATCAAGACGACCACCACCATCCAAATCCCACCAACCCATTTGTCCAAATCCTCCAACAACCAATCCAATGGCTCCAAATGCTCTCCTCAGAGCTAAACCCTACCTTTGTCCTGGGTGTGGTTCTTGTTTACGGACTCAGCCAGGGCTTCTCAGGCTCTTATTTCAAAGTGGTCACGGACTACTACTGGAAAGACGTCCAGAAACTCCAGCCCTCTGTTGTCCAGCTTTACATTGGACTGTACTATATTCCGTGGCTCATGAAGCCGGTTTGGGGCTTGTTGACCGACGTTTTTCCAGTCCGGGGATACAGAAGGCGGCCTTATTTTGTTCTGGCCGGAGTTATAGGGACAGTTTCAGCTCTCACGGTTGCATTCAGTGGGAACTTGGCTGCTGTGGTGGCATTGACTTGGTTGATCGGTGTCACGGCAGGTGTGGCGATTGCGGATGTCACGATCGACGCGTGTATAGCCCGGAATAGTATTGAGATACGGTCGTTGGCTTCGGATTTGCAGAGCCTTTGTGGTTTCTGCTCTTCTGCTGGTGCTCTGGTTGGGTACTCTACTAGTGGGTTTTTTGTTCATCATCTTGGTCCTCAG GCAGTGGAAGAAGTGGGAGTGGCAATGAGCGGAATATACAAAACAATCAAACTACCTCAG GAGTTTGTTGGGATGATTTATGCAGTTGGTGCAGTGGCTTCGATAGTAGGAGTTCTGATCTACCACAAGACTCTGAAAAACTACCCTTTTCGGAACCTGGTCTTCTTTGCTCAACTTCTCTACGCCATGTCCGGACTTCTCGACCTAACTTTCATCCTAAGGTGGAACCTAGCTCTAGGCATTCCCGACTACTTCTTTGTGATCATGGAAGAATGCGTGTTTCGAATCGTTACCAAGATCCGATGGATGCCCATGATCGTACTGAGCACGAGGCTCTGCCCTCTAGGCATCGAGGGCACGTTCTTCGCGCTGTTGATGTGTATCGACAGCCTTGGCTCGCTGTCGTCGAAATGGGGTGGAGGAGCAGTGCTTCATGCCTTGAATGTCACAAGGACTAATTTTACAAACATGTGGCTGGCCCTTCTGATTAGAAATGTGTTGAGATTTTTGACTCTTGGTTTGATTTTCTTGGTTCCCAAGGCTGATCAGCTTGATCTGTTGATTCCTTCTGATCTTTTGACTAAGAATTCTTTTGAATTTAGTGATGTGGATGATCAGAGCTTGGAATTGGTCCCATCGAAGGGGAAGATTGAAGTTTAG
- the LOC126633335 gene encoding probable folate-biopterin transporter 6 isoform X2, whose product MDDYSSQETQKTTTSNRNVDDQDDHHHPNPTNPFVQILQQPIQWLQMLSSELNPTFVLGVVLVYGLSQGFSGSYFKVVTDYYWKDVQKLQPSVVQLYIGLYYIPWLMKPVWGLLTDVFPVRGYRRRPYFVLAGVIGTVSALTVAFSGNLAAVVALTWLIGVTAGVAIADVTIDACIARNSIEIRSLASDLQSLCGFCSSAGALVGYSTSGFFVHHLGPQAVEEVGVAMSGIYKTIKLPQVWKPSLYMYLSLALSINTQEGNFYWYTDPSAGPAFSQEFVGMIYAVGAVASIVGVLIYHKTLKNYPFRNLVFFAQLLYAMSGLLDLTFILRWNLALGIPDYFFVIMEECVFRIVTKIRWMPMIVLSTRLCPLGIEGTFFALLMCIDSLGSLSSKWGGGAVLHALNVTRTNFTNMWLALLIRNVLRFLTLGLIFLVPKADQLDLLIPSDLLTKNSFEFSDVDDQSLELVPSKGKIEV is encoded by the exons ATGGATGATTACTCCTCTCAAGAAACCCAGAAAACAACCACCTCAAACCGAAACGTCGATGATCAAGACGACCACCACCATCCAAATCCCACCAACCCATTTGTCCAAATCCTCCAACAACCAATCCAATGGCTCCAAATGCTCTCCTCAGAGCTAAACCCTACCTTTGTCCTGGGTGTGGTTCTTGTTTACGGACTCAGCCAGGGCTTCTCAGGCTCTTATTTCAAAGTGGTCACGGACTACTACTGGAAAGACGTCCAGAAACTCCAGCCCTCTGTTGTCCAGCTTTACATTGGACTGTACTATATTCCGTGGCTCATGAAGCCGGTTTGGGGCTTGTTGACCGACGTTTTTCCAGTCCGGGGATACAGAAGGCGGCCTTATTTTGTTCTGGCCGGAGTTATAGGGACAGTTTCAGCTCTCACGGTTGCATTCAGTGGGAACTTGGCTGCTGTGGTGGCATTGACTTGGTTGATCGGTGTCACGGCAGGTGTGGCGATTGCGGATGTCACGATCGACGCGTGTATAGCCCGGAATAGTATTGAGATACGGTCGTTGGCTTCGGATTTGCAGAGCCTTTGTGGTTTCTGCTCTTCTGCTGGTGCTCTGGTTGGGTACTCTACTAGTGGGTTTTTTGTTCATCATCTTGGTCCTCAG GCAGTGGAAGAAGTGGGAGTGGCAATGAGCGGAATATACAAAACAATCAAACTACCTCAGGTGTGGAAACCTTCCCTTTACATGTACCTCTCCTTGGCCCTCAGTATTAACACTCAGGAAGGTAATTTTTATTGGTACACTGACCCTTCAGCTGGCCCTGCATTCTCTCAG GAGTTTGTTGGGATGATTTATGCAGTTGGTGCAGTGGCTTCGATAGTAGGAGTTCTGATCTACCACAAGACTCTGAAAAACTACCCTTTTCGGAACCTGGTCTTCTTTGCTCAACTTCTCTACGCCATGTCCGGACTTCTCGACCTAACTTTCATCCTAAGGTGGAACCTAGCTCTAGGCATTCCCGACTACTTCTTTGTGATCATGGAAGAATGCGTGTTTCGAATCGTTACCAAGATCCGATGGATGCCCATGATCGTACTGAGCACGAGGCTCTGCCCTCTAGGCATCGAGGGCACGTTCTTCGCGCTGTTGATGTGTATCGACAGCCTTGGCTCGCTGTCGTCGAAATGGGGTGGAGGAGCAGTGCTTCATGCCTTGAATGTCACAAGGACTAATTTTACAAACATGTGGCTGGCCCTTCTGATTAGAAATGTGTTGAGATTTTTGACTCTTGGTTTGATTTTCTTGGTTCCCAAGGCTGATCAGCTTGATCTGTTGATTCCTTCTGATCTTTTGACTAAGAATTCTTTTGAATTTAGTGATGTGGATGATCAGAGCTTGGAATTGGTCCCATCGAAGGGGAAGATTGAAGTTTAG
- the LOC126633335 gene encoding probable folate-biopterin transporter 6 isoform X1, protein MDDYSSQETQKTTTSNRNVDDQDDHHHPNPTNPFVQILQQPIQWLQMLSSELNPTFVLGVVLVYGLSQGFSGSYFKVVTDYYWKDVQKLQPSVVQLYIGLYYIPWLMKPVWGLLTDVFPVRGYRRRPYFVLAGVIGTVSALTVAFSGNLAAVVALTWLIGVTAGVAIADVTIDACIARNSIEIRSLASDLQSLCGFCSSAGALVGYSTSGFFVHHLGPQGALGLLAIPPIFLTVLGFVIYEQRSTNLHSQRKRAVEEVGVAMSGIYKTIKLPQVWKPSLYMYLSLALSINTQEGNFYWYTDPSAGPAFSQEFVGMIYAVGAVASIVGVLIYHKTLKNYPFRNLVFFAQLLYAMSGLLDLTFILRWNLALGIPDYFFVIMEECVFRIVTKIRWMPMIVLSTRLCPLGIEGTFFALLMCIDSLGSLSSKWGGGAVLHALNVTRTNFTNMWLALLIRNVLRFLTLGLIFLVPKADQLDLLIPSDLLTKNSFEFSDVDDQSLELVPSKGKIEV, encoded by the exons ATGGATGATTACTCCTCTCAAGAAACCCAGAAAACAACCACCTCAAACCGAAACGTCGATGATCAAGACGACCACCACCATCCAAATCCCACCAACCCATTTGTCCAAATCCTCCAACAACCAATCCAATGGCTCCAAATGCTCTCCTCAGAGCTAAACCCTACCTTTGTCCTGGGTGTGGTTCTTGTTTACGGACTCAGCCAGGGCTTCTCAGGCTCTTATTTCAAAGTGGTCACGGACTACTACTGGAAAGACGTCCAGAAACTCCAGCCCTCTGTTGTCCAGCTTTACATTGGACTGTACTATATTCCGTGGCTCATGAAGCCGGTTTGGGGCTTGTTGACCGACGTTTTTCCAGTCCGGGGATACAGAAGGCGGCCTTATTTTGTTCTGGCCGGAGTTATAGGGACAGTTTCAGCTCTCACGGTTGCATTCAGTGGGAACTTGGCTGCTGTGGTGGCATTGACTTGGTTGATCGGTGTCACGGCAGGTGTGGCGATTGCGGATGTCACGATCGACGCGTGTATAGCCCGGAATAGTATTGAGATACGGTCGTTGGCTTCGGATTTGCAGAGCCTTTGTGGTTTCTGCTCTTCTGCTGGTGCTCTGGTTGGGTACTCTACTAGTGGGTTTTTTGTTCATCATCTTGGTCCTCAG GGTGCATTGGGTCTTTTGGCAATCCCACCAATCTTTCTAACTGTTCTGGGCTTTGTTATATATGAACAAAGATCAACCAACCTTCACTCTCAGAGGAAGAGG GCAGTGGAAGAAGTGGGAGTGGCAATGAGCGGAATATACAAAACAATCAAACTACCTCAGGTGTGGAAACCTTCCCTTTACATGTACCTCTCCTTGGCCCTCAGTATTAACACTCAGGAAGGTAATTTTTATTGGTACACTGACCCTTCAGCTGGCCCTGCATTCTCTCAG GAGTTTGTTGGGATGATTTATGCAGTTGGTGCAGTGGCTTCGATAGTAGGAGTTCTGATCTACCACAAGACTCTGAAAAACTACCCTTTTCGGAACCTGGTCTTCTTTGCTCAACTTCTCTACGCCATGTCCGGACTTCTCGACCTAACTTTCATCCTAAGGTGGAACCTAGCTCTAGGCATTCCCGACTACTTCTTTGTGATCATGGAAGAATGCGTGTTTCGAATCGTTACCAAGATCCGATGGATGCCCATGATCGTACTGAGCACGAGGCTCTGCCCTCTAGGCATCGAGGGCACGTTCTTCGCGCTGTTGATGTGTATCGACAGCCTTGGCTCGCTGTCGTCGAAATGGGGTGGAGGAGCAGTGCTTCATGCCTTGAATGTCACAAGGACTAATTTTACAAACATGTGGCTGGCCCTTCTGATTAGAAATGTGTTGAGATTTTTGACTCTTGGTTTGATTTTCTTGGTTCCCAAGGCTGATCAGCTTGATCTGTTGATTCCTTCTGATCTTTTGACTAAGAATTCTTTTGAATTTAGTGATGTGGATGATCAGAGCTTGGAATTGGTCCCATCGAAGGGGAAGATTGAAGTTTAG
- the LOC126633335 gene encoding probable folate-biopterin transporter 6 isoform X3 → MDDYSSQETQKTTTSNRNVDDQDDHHHPNPTNPFVQILQQPIQWLQMLSSELNPTFVLGVVLVYGLSQGFSGSYFKVVTDYYWKDVQKLQPSVVQLYIGLYYIPWLMKPVWGLLTDVFPVRGYRRRPYFVLAGVIGTVSALTVAFSGNLAAVVALTWLIGVTAGVAIADVTIDACIARNSIEIRSLASDLQSLCGFCSSAGALVGYSTSGFFVHHLGPQGALGLLAIPPIFLTVLGFVIYEQRSTNLHSQRKRAVEEVGVAMSGIYKTIKLPQEFVGMIYAVGAVASIVGVLIYHKTLKNYPFRNLVFFAQLLYAMSGLLDLTFILRWNLALGIPDYFFVIMEECVFRIVTKIRWMPMIVLSTRLCPLGIEGTFFALLMCIDSLGSLSSKWGGGAVLHALNVTRTNFTNMWLALLIRNVLRFLTLGLIFLVPKADQLDLLIPSDLLTKNSFEFSDVDDQSLELVPSKGKIEV, encoded by the exons ATGGATGATTACTCCTCTCAAGAAACCCAGAAAACAACCACCTCAAACCGAAACGTCGATGATCAAGACGACCACCACCATCCAAATCCCACCAACCCATTTGTCCAAATCCTCCAACAACCAATCCAATGGCTCCAAATGCTCTCCTCAGAGCTAAACCCTACCTTTGTCCTGGGTGTGGTTCTTGTTTACGGACTCAGCCAGGGCTTCTCAGGCTCTTATTTCAAAGTGGTCACGGACTACTACTGGAAAGACGTCCAGAAACTCCAGCCCTCTGTTGTCCAGCTTTACATTGGACTGTACTATATTCCGTGGCTCATGAAGCCGGTTTGGGGCTTGTTGACCGACGTTTTTCCAGTCCGGGGATACAGAAGGCGGCCTTATTTTGTTCTGGCCGGAGTTATAGGGACAGTTTCAGCTCTCACGGTTGCATTCAGTGGGAACTTGGCTGCTGTGGTGGCATTGACTTGGTTGATCGGTGTCACGGCAGGTGTGGCGATTGCGGATGTCACGATCGACGCGTGTATAGCCCGGAATAGTATTGAGATACGGTCGTTGGCTTCGGATTTGCAGAGCCTTTGTGGTTTCTGCTCTTCTGCTGGTGCTCTGGTTGGGTACTCTACTAGTGGGTTTTTTGTTCATCATCTTGGTCCTCAG GGTGCATTGGGTCTTTTGGCAATCCCACCAATCTTTCTAACTGTTCTGGGCTTTGTTATATATGAACAAAGATCAACCAACCTTCACTCTCAGAGGAAGAGG GCAGTGGAAGAAGTGGGAGTGGCAATGAGCGGAATATACAAAACAATCAAACTACCTCAG GAGTTTGTTGGGATGATTTATGCAGTTGGTGCAGTGGCTTCGATAGTAGGAGTTCTGATCTACCACAAGACTCTGAAAAACTACCCTTTTCGGAACCTGGTCTTCTTTGCTCAACTTCTCTACGCCATGTCCGGACTTCTCGACCTAACTTTCATCCTAAGGTGGAACCTAGCTCTAGGCATTCCCGACTACTTCTTTGTGATCATGGAAGAATGCGTGTTTCGAATCGTTACCAAGATCCGATGGATGCCCATGATCGTACTGAGCACGAGGCTCTGCCCTCTAGGCATCGAGGGCACGTTCTTCGCGCTGTTGATGTGTATCGACAGCCTTGGCTCGCTGTCGTCGAAATGGGGTGGAGGAGCAGTGCTTCATGCCTTGAATGTCACAAGGACTAATTTTACAAACATGTGGCTGGCCCTTCTGATTAGAAATGTGTTGAGATTTTTGACTCTTGGTTTGATTTTCTTGGTTCCCAAGGCTGATCAGCTTGATCTGTTGATTCCTTCTGATCTTTTGACTAAGAATTCTTTTGAATTTAGTGATGTGGATGATCAGAGCTTGGAATTGGTCCCATCGAAGGGGAAGATTGAAGTTTAG